CACTTGTATTTATTTCAAACATCCTTATTCTCTCCTTCGTTTCTGACACTTGACAGCACATTACTGTGGTGGACAAAATAGGATTTAATTCTTTATAAGTCCACCACAGTATCTGCTGTCAAATACATAATTTAACAATAGAATTTAAGCAGCATATTTGTTCTCGACATCCCTGACAACTAAGGGGATATATCAGGTTGCTATTGGAAATAGCATCATATAGGCTGACATGGTTATAAGTTCTCAAACCAAATGAGCGTTATCCTGTCATTCATTACAGGCTGCCCAATGCGGTGAAGCGTTCAAGGCAGAAGTATCATTATTTATCCCTTTGCTTGTCATCGCAATTAGTCCTTCCAAAGACTATTTTGAGCCGGATGAATTCGCTCACTTATAATAAAGGTCACGGCGATCCGCTCTTAGTTGCTTACCTTATGGAGGCAAAGGTAGTTTTCCTGATATATCGTATGTTCATTTTTCAAGGGTCAAGAGCAGGCAAAAAATTACCCCTCACTTTTAAGCCGAAAAAGCAAGAGGGGTGTACGGAATATTTTTTTAATTTCCCAAATATTTTTTAAGTTTTTTTAAAATTCGATCCTTTCGGCTATTTATTGTCATTACCGGAATGCTAATTTCCCTTGATATTTGGCGTTGGCTTTTTTCTTGGTAGAATAAGTGAATTATCAACTCTAATTCTTCATCACTAAGAAGCCTCAAACTTTTTCTTAATTTTTCTACCATTACCTTTTTCACAACAAAATCACAAACATCTTCTCGTGTGCTATCCTTAAGCAGTTCTTCTCCTAAAATATCTTCATACACATTAT
This region of Pseudobacteroides sp. genomic DNA includes:
- a CDS encoding sigma factor-like helix-turn-helix DNA-binding protein, with the translated sequence MDNEKRFYLRVGQNLEEVSEEIYKEYYKIQRRERYLEERDLAHGRFLYSQFDNVYEDILGEELLKDSTREDVCDFVVKKVMVEKLRKSLRLLSDEELELIIHLFYQEKSQRQISREISIPVMTINSRKDRILKKLKKYLGN